A window of Acidobacteriota bacterium genomic DNA:
CGTGATGACGACGGACAACGACGGCTGGGGGATCGCCCGCATGGACATGGTCTTGCGGCACGAGCTGCATCACAGCTTCTATGCCCTCGACGAATACGCGGCGTCGGCCTGCGATTGCCTGGCGGCTTCCGGCTATCTCGCGGGCACGAACGACAACTGCGAGAACCTGTGCGGGACGGTCACCGCCTGCGTGATGAGGGACAACGCGGCCCTTTCCTGCCCGGCCACGGTGAAACAGGTCGGCCTGCTCGACTCGGACGGCGACGGGACACCCGACGTCCTTTCCTCCCCTCCCGAGATCTCCCTCCGGCTGGACAGCGCCGACCCCTCCTGCGACGGCCTGGCGCGCTTCTCCGGCACCGCGCAGGTGGTGCCCTACCCGAACTCGAACCCCCTCAACGCGACGCCGCGGCGCGACATCTCGATCCTGAGAATCGCCGCCGTCGAGATGCGGGTGGACGGCGGTCCGTGGACCGAATCGGGGGTGACGGCGGCTGATGGTGCTTTCGACGGTCCCGTCGAGGAGTTCTCCCGGACACTTTCCCTCGGAGCCGGGCGGCATTCCGTGGAAGCGCGGGCGCGCGACGACCGGGGCAATGTTTCGCTCCCCGCGTCCCGCTCGGTGGAGGTCGTGGGGGAGGCGGCACCCGTCGGGGCGACCTTGACGGTGTCGCTCGAGGGCGGCACCGCCAGGTTGCGGTGGGCGCCGGCCGCCGGTGCCGCGTCCTACCGCATCTACCGCGCCGCCTCGCCTCGGGCACTGGCCGGTGCCGTCCCCGTGGCCGAGACCGCCGTTCCGGACTGGGCGGACGCCTCGACCGGCAATGCCTTCTACGAGGTGACGTCCGTGGACGCCTGCGGAAGGGAGTCAGCCGGGCAGAAGTAGACCCCGCTCAGCGCCGTCCCACACCCAGGTGCAACCCGATCTCGATCGTGCGCGGCGGCCCGCCGAGCCCGTAGGGTTCGCCGAAGCGGTCCGACAGGATCCGGCCTTCCACGGCAACCGGGTTGAAACGGTCGAACGCGTTGAAGACCTGGACGTACACGTCGCCCTGGACGCGGCCGTCGCGCAAGAGGAACGGCTTTTCGATCCTGAAGTCGACCTGAAGGAAATCGGGCTCCTCGAGGCGCGTTACGGGGGACAGCCCCTCCGCGACCCGGATGGCGTTGACGACCTCGAGCGGCGTGTCCGCACCGGTGTTGCGACCGATTCCCTCCGGACGGTCGTTGTCCTGCCCGTCCAGGTTCGTGTCGCGGCCGAGGGTCACGTTGAAGGGCGCCCCGCTGGCGTAGCGCACGACCGTCGAACCGCGGAGCCCCATCGGAAGGGGCACACCGGCGGCGAAAACGGCGCGGTGCCGGCGATCGGCGTCGGATCGACCCCTCTCGGCGGCGAGGTCGTCGGAATTCGGAGGGAGGGAGATCCCGCCCTTGAGCGGATCGAAACCGAGGTCCTCGGCTCGCGACCAGGTGTAGGACGCGCTGGCCCAACCCTGTTCGCCGCGCCAGTTCCATCCCAGGGTGACCCCGGTGTACCAACTCCTCCCCTCGGTCACGATCGCGGCGATGGAGCCAAGGCTCTCGTCCCGGTGGATCGGCTGACCGAACGGCGTCAGGTTCCGGTTCGGAAACTCGTCGAGCCGCTTGCGGCCACCGAACGTCAGCACCTCGACCACCGGGTTCAGGTCGCGGAGCAGCACCTGGTGATACCCGAGCGACCGGTTGAGGTCGATCCGCAACGCCCCCGCCCGCCCGAGACCGATGTCGGCACCCAGGGTGTACTGAACCGAGTACGGGGTCTCCAGCTCCGTTCCCGTCGAAAACCTCAGCGCCAGTTCCGGGAACTGCTGGAGGATCGGCCGTACGGCGTCGGAACCGAACTCGTCGACCGCCTGCTCGGTGAGCTCGAACCCGAGGGCCTGAGGGAAGATCATGTTGATCGCGATGTCCGAACTGACCGCGCTCGCCGCCGGGAAGGCGAGAGGGATCTTGTCGTAGAAGATACCCGCTCCGCCCCGGACGACGATGCGGCGGCCGTCCAGGGGACGCCAGGTGAAACCGAGGCGTGGGGCGATGTTGTCCGTGTCGCGCCCGGCGCCGCCGTTCGGAATCTTATCCGACGGGACCCGAACATCCCGGCCGAGGCGGAAGGTGCTGAGGTCGTATCGAAGGCCGTAGTGCAGCAGAAGGTCACGCGTGACCTGCCAGGCGTCCTGCGCGAAGAAGGCGTACTGCGTGTCCCGGAACGTCACGTCCGGATGCCCGTCGACGAGGACGTAAACGGTGGGATAGGTCCACCACTTCCCGGGCTCGTTCGGCGTCCCGTCGCCGTCACGGTCCCCGAAGGGGCACGGGATCGGATTCCGCCCGAGTCCCTCCTGCTCGTCACGGGCCGCCTGCCCGATTTGCGACGCGTTCAGGTCGAGGCAGTCTCCCGGGTCCCACGGCTCGTCCGTGCCGTAGAGGAAACCCCCCTGGGGATTGAACCGGACGGACGCATGCGTCACCGTGCGCAGCACATCGAAACCCAATTTCAGCGTGTGGGCGCCCCGCGTGAGCGTCAGGTTGTCCACCAGCTGGAGCCTCTCCTCCTGCCGGCGCTGCATGTTGAGCGGATTCCCGCCGAAAACCCCGGACGGGCGGGTGACGGCGGTGAGCGAGGAATTCGCCTGCTGGTCGAATTCGGACCGTCCGGCGAGGAGCCTCAGCTCGTGCATCAAGCCCGACTCCCAGACCGACTGCAGCGACGCCGCGAACTGAACGTCCTGTTCGTCGAGCGCGAAGCCCGCCTCGGGGGTGTAGATTCCGCCGACGTTCAGGCCCTCGGTGCGCCGGTCGTCCGCGGACAGACGGAGCATCAGGCTGTGCCGCGGGGAGAGCTGGAAATCCGTCCTGAGGAAGAAATTGTCATCCTCGGCGTCGGCGGCGAAGACGCCGCCGGCGACGCCGTTCCGGTCCACTCCCGTGTAGGGCATCGGATCGGTGGAGCGCTGCCGCTCGTAAGAAAAGAAGTAGAAAGCCTTGTCGGGCACGATCGGCCCACCGAAGGTGATCCCCGTGGCATCGCGGCGCGTGGCGAGCACCTCGGAGGTCTCCCGCGGAAGGCCGGCGACGAACGGACCGGACGAGTTCCAGTTACTCCTCGTCCCCTGAACGAAGAAGTCGCTCTCGAAGTTGTTGCTTCCCCGCCGCGTGACGATGTTGAGCACCCCGCCCGCGGCCCGGCCGAACTCGGGAGCGAACTGCTGGGTCAGGACGACGAATTCATCGATGACCTGCTGGGAGAAGTAGCTGTTGAGCGTGGTGCTGCTCACCCGGTCGCCGTTGTCGAGACCGTCGACCAGAAAGGCGTTGCCCCGTCCCGACTGCCCGTTCAGCACGAAGACCGAGCTCCGCTCGCCGAAGAACTGCGCCGGCGCCACGCCCGCCACCTGCGAATCGAGCAGCGCGAGGTCGGTGACCACGCGGCCCGCCACCGGCAGGTCTTCGGTCTCCTGCTTGCCGATTCGCAGCTCGCCCCAGCTCCGCTGCGGATCGACCAGTGGCGGCCGCGCCGTGACCGTCACCGTCTCCTCGACTTCCGCCACCACGGTGAAGTCGAGCTCGATGGCCTGCTGCAGCGACAGCCGGACCTCCCGCGGCGCGCTGCTCCCGCCCCCGGGCGTCCTGGCGATCACTTTCCAGGTCCCCGTCGGCAGGTTGACCAGCGCGTAGCGCCCCTTCCGGTCGGTGAGCGCCGTCCTCAGCGCTCCGGTATCGGGCGAGATCGCCTCGATGACGGCATCCGCCACGGGGCGGCCGTCCGGTGTCGCCACCCTGCCGGTGATCGAACCCCCGGTCGTCTGTGCCACGGCCGGCGGGAGCAGCGCTCCCACCAGCAGCAGCACCAGCAGGGCACCCGAAACTCGGCGGGGACCCGTCACCTCAGTGCCCGTAGTGTCCCCACGGACCGGTTCCTCCCGTGCCGCGGGCGACGACGAGGTAGAAGGTGTTCGCCGGCGAGCCGGTCCAGCACGTTTCCGCGCTCGTCACGCTGGCCACGGTCTGCCAGTTCGCGTCGGAGGTCGCATCGTCGGATCCGAGCAGGTCGTAGCCATCGAGGCATGGATCGCTGACGGGATCCCAACAGAACTGAAGGCTGCCGTCGGCGAGCCTGCTGACGGTCAACCCCGTCACCTCCGCCGTCGGCGTGCACGATCCACCCGTCGTCGTCTGAACCACCTCGATCGGATAAGCGAAGTCCGGATCGCCGAAGATCTGAGTGGGGTAGATGATACTCTCGTAAATGGTCGTCACGCCGCTCTTCGGATCCGTGTAGCTCGAACGGGACGTCACGGTGATGTAGTAGGTGGTCCCCGGGGTCAGTCCGGAGATGGTGGCCGAGGTGCCGTCGAAAGAGACCTGTCCCGCGTTGTCGATGGAGTTGAAGGCGTACGGGGAGGAGCTTCCCGAGTCGGTATCCCAGTAAACGACGTAGTCGAGGATCCGGGAGGTGTCCCGGCCGGGATCCCACCGCACGTCGATCGTGGTGTCCGTAGCGCCGGGCGACTCGATCGTCAACGGCGGCAAGAGCCCGAACTTGATGTCCGTCTCTTCCAGCGTGTTCTGCGATTCGATCGGCAGGGGGATGACGTTGGGAGACTGCAGGCGCACCACGGTGGTGATGTGGGGAGCGACGAACAGATAGATCGCCTTCCGCACCTCGTCCGTCTTGCAGCCGAAGATTCCATCGGTGCACTGCCCGCAGGTGTACACGCAGAACTCGGTGAGAATGCGCACGACAAGGACGTTCAGCGTGTGGCCGGACGGAAGCTTGACCACGCCTCCCTTCAGCACGTCCGACGCCTGGAAGTTCCCCTTGTCGTTGCAGGCCTTCACGTAGAGCGTGGGAAACAGCCCGGGATCACCGCAGACGGTGTTGAAGATGTTCTGCTCGCAGGCCGCGAAGTCGGTGCGCCAGGAATCGCCGGCCTGGAAGAAATAGCCTTTCGTGTCCTGGTGCGGGAACACCCATTGCGCCACCGCCGACCGCCCCTCCAGCGGGTCGTAGCAGAACCGGCTCTCTCCGTCCCCGAAAAGCCCCGACTTCCCCTCGCGGAGTGCGCCGGCCCGCTGCCATGTGATCGGGCACGGGGCGCCTCCGCAAAACGCCGCCGACGAAGCATCCTCGTTCTCGAAGACCGTCGTGATGAGATCGTCCGTCTTGGACGGGTCGAGGAAGTCGCGGTCCTGCTTGGCCAGGATCCTCGTCGCCGGGTTCGTGAAGCCGCACTGACCGATGTTGCAGGTGTGGGCGGAGTCGAGCGGCGTGACCGTGGACGTGACCTCGGCGACGCTGTTGGTGCGGTCGTTGCCGGAGAAGTCCCAGTAATCCGCCGCCAGCAACGCGCCCATGTCGGGGAACCCGTCAGGGGTCACCTCCGACACGCTGATCGGATCGCACGTGTAGGGATCGAAGATGCTCGTCCGGCAGTCCGCGTTCTCCACGCATGGCTGGCCGTTGTTCGGCCCGCCGTTGCACTTGCCTCCCCGGTCCCAGCCGTACTGGATGTTCTGGTGGACGATCGGCTTGAGCTCGCTGTAGTAGAGCTGAAGGGTTCCGGCACCCTGGTCGACACCGGCGAGAATCGACGCTTCCGGCTCTCCGGAGGCCGGGGTGACCGTCTCCGCCACGAGCCCCGCGCGCCGGCCGACGAGACGCATCACCTCCTCCTCGAAGGTGAACGCGGAGGCGCCGGCGGCGCGCCGGAACACCCGCGCGCGCTCCAGGACCACCTCCCGGGGACCCGCGGGCAGCTCCGCCCAGCCGACCCCGAGGCCCTCGAGCTCGATCCGCAGCTCGTCGCGCCCCCCCGCCGTCTCCTCGAACAGATCGAGGGTGCGCCGCTCGCCGGGCCGCAAGATCCCTTCGCCCCGGTCGGGAAGCCACCACGCGGTCACGTCACGGCCACCGCGCCGGTCTCCGAACGTCCTGGCGGTCCTCTCCCCGGCCTCCGGGCGAAGCGGCTCCGCGACCACCGTCACGCGGTCGCCCTCCGGCCGGATCTCGAGCCGCCTCTGGGCGGCCCCGGCGGGCACCCCGAGGATCCAGCGGGTGCGGTGCTCCGGCGCGGCCAGGTCGGCCGGCCAGGCCGCGCGCCCCCGCAGGACGTGGTACCTGGCGACGCGGGGGCCGTCCGCCCGGGCGACGCCCGCGAGGAGGAGGGCGCCGGCGACGACCGGCAGGAGGCACCCGAACCGGAAGCGGGAGGAGGGAAGGCGTGTGTCGGAAGTCATGGGAGGGACCTCGTGGAAGTGGATCGCCCGCTTCTGTGGGCCGGAAGCGGCACAAATCGGAGCGGTTCTATTGTTCTCGGATCGGGTTGCCCGTTCAACCAGGGCGCTCCCGCCGCGCCACCCCGTCGCGGCGCGCGTGGCGGCACGGGAGGGCGGCCCGGGCCCCCTACCGGCCACCCTTCGGGGCGGCTCCGCCGAGCCGGCGCAGCGCCCGCTCGGCCTCCTCCCGCCACGCCGGCGCGTCCGGGTGGCCGCGGGCGGCCCAGTTCTCCGCCTGTTCCCGTGCCCTCTCGTAGGTCTCCCGCGCGCCTTCGGCGTCTCCGTTCCGGTCGAGCGCCTCGGCCAGCGCGAGGACGTTGGGCGGGAAATCGGGCGCCAGCGCGACGGCCTTTCTCGCGTGCTCCAGCCCCGCCTCCTCGTCGCCCGGTCCCGCGGGCCAGCCGGGAGCCCGGAGGTAGACCAAGGCGAGAACGCGGTGAGGTCCGGCCTGTTCGAGGGCGGGCTCCCGCTCCGCCACCCGCTCGAGCGCCTCGATCATCAGGGCCAGCGATTTCCCCGCCGTGGCCGGGCGCTCGCGGGCCGTCACCCCGAGAGCCACCGCGAACCAGTACTCGCAGTCGATGCGGTCGGGGAAGCGCTCCCGGCAATGCCGCGCGGCGTCCAGCGCACGGGCCGCCGCCGCTTCCCGCGCCGCGGCACTCTCCTCGTGCTCGGCAAGCCAGACATGGGCCCGGACGGCCTCGGCGAGCCGGTCGGCGCAGCGCGCCGACCGCGGATCCAGCGCGGCCGCGTCGAGCCATGCCTGCGCGGCCCGGCGCACGGCGTCGAGATCCGGCCGGAGATCCCAGAGCTCCCGGGCCTGCCTCTCGAGCTCCGCCGGATCGGACCGGCCGGCCCGCGTGCTCGCCTCGAGGGGCGCCGCGGGCTGCCGGAGGGGCGACACGCAGCCCCCGGCCGCGACGCCCAACAGCAAGGCAACCGGAACGACGGCGACCGCTTCGGTGAAACGCCTCGGCCTGGCCCCCATCGCCCGCGCGGCTCAGCGCGCTTCGTCGAACGCGCGTTCGACGGCGGCGAGCCCCTGCTCGTCGACGGGGAAGAAACGGCGGATCTGCATCGCGGAGAGAAGCTCCCGGCTCTGCTCGTCGAGCCGCATGACCGCCTCCTTCACCGCCGTCCGGTCGTCCGTGGCCAGCCGGCCGCGCACAGCGCACAACAGCGCCTCCGGGACGGGAGCCGAGCGGGCCACCACTGCCAGTTTTCCTCCGAAGGAGAGGGAGGCGACGCCCCCCGCCTGCGCCTCGTCGAGGAGAACGGCCACCTTCTCTCCAGCCGCCGCGCGCCGGAGGAGCGACAGAACGCGGCTGGAAAAGACGATCTCGACGTCGGGGGGGAGGGAATCGAACAGCACGCCCCGAACGAAGGCAGGCGCATAGCCGGCGCTCCCCGCGACGCGCCAGCCCCCGAGATCCGCCGGCCCGCTCGCGGCGCCCTTCGCGGCGACGAGGCTCCACACCTGCGCCGGGCGCGGGGTCCGCGACGCGACCAGGAGCGGGTCCAACCGCAGCTCCGCGCGGTGGGCGAGGTAGAACGGGAGCGGCACCAAGGCCAGCACCGTGCTCTCGTCGGCGATGCGGGCCGCGCCGCTGTCTTCGTCGGGATCGTAGACCGCGGTGAGGCGACCGGGCGGCCACCCCAGGCCGCTGGCGAGCGCCAGCGCGAAACGATCCATGGTCGGCTGCGCCGTCTCGGTCGTCCCCGGGTAGCCGGGCGCCGCGGCAACGAGGCGGACGGTCCCGCCGGACGGCGGCCCGGCGAGAGCGCTGGAGGCGGCGGCGACGAAAAGAAGGACACGAGCGACGTTCTTCATGGCGCCGAGGATAGCCGTTTCTCGTCGGGCCGCGCGAGCCGCCAGCGGACCGGAAGGGAGGCTCGGGACGGGGACAGAGGGTGCTCCCCACGTCCCGGGCGACCCGGACGATTCATGGAGCCGCCGGAGAGGGCGCCGCTTCGGCTCGATGGCCGGAGCCTTCGCTGCCTCCGGCCCCGTTCGCCGGGCCGGACGGTCCGCCGGGCTCTCCGGCGGTCGGGTGGGCGGCGCTCCACGCGGCGGGGCCGGAAGCGGGGTCCCTCCCCGCGCGGAAACGACTCCTCCGGCGCTCGTAGCCGGGTGCGGGCCGTCCAGCGGCATCTGCGGCGCCGTGCTTCGACCTTCCGTGAACGGCCCGGGATCGGAGCGCCCAGGAGGGGGCTCCAATGCCCGCACCTCGATGGAAGCGAGGTGCATCCCCAATGGTGCGTTGGGCCGCCGAACTCGCTGGACGAAGGGAGGCTCCGGTCTCGAGCGGATCGATGACCGGGGGGCCGGGCCGAAGTGTCCGTCGTACACCGAGTTGCGCGACGTTTCGCACCATCGAGGAAGCACCTCCGACTCCATGTAGGATCGGCGCTCGTTCCCGAGCCGGAGCGCCGCGCGCGGCCGGAGAGGCCACCGGCCTCACGCCCGGCGATTTTTGGATCGGAAAACCACCTTCGAGGATGCATCCCGCGTCCACCCGGCCGTTCCCGGAGGGGAGACGCCGCAGCTCCTTGGCCGGCGGGAGGTTGCACGGGAAACCGGGATCCACTTCTTCTCGAAGAAAGGGCGAGAGTCGTCCGAGGGGAGGCCCGCGCGAACCGGGGTCGGACCCGCACCGCCCGAGGTCTCTCTCGATCGGCCCCCCGCGCTTCGAACGTCGTCCCGCGACCGGAAAGCGGCGCCCCGGGACCGCCCGCCGGGGAGAACCGCCCGCACGCCTCGCCTTCCGGGTCGCACCTCCCCGGCGGTGTGCGATAGTGGCCGCCCGATCGCGAGGAGACCCGGCATGAGATTCCGCCGTCTGATTCCGAGCGCCGCCCTGCTCGCCTCCGCCGCCGCTCTGCCCCCGCATCCGGCTGCGGAGGCGGTGCTGCCCCCGGCTCCGAAGTGGGATGGGGCCAGCCGCCGTCTCGCGCTTCCCCCGGACCACCCCTGGGCGACCCCGGCGGAGCGGGAGCTTTTCCGGCACACGCCCCGCTACGACGAAACGATGGCCTGGCTTTCCCGCCTGGCGGAAGCGAGTCCGCGCGTGACGCTGGTGACGATCGGCCGGTCTCCCGAAGGGCGCGCCATCGTCATGGCGGTGGCTTCGCGGGAGGGAGAGGCGACCCCGGAGGCACTCCGCCGGAGCGGCCGGCCCACCGTTCTGGCGCAGGCCGGGATTCACGCCGGGGAGATCGACGGGAAGGACGCTGGGATGATGCTCTTGCGCGACTTGACCGTCGGAGGTCGGGAGCGTGCGCTGCTCGAGGGTGCGAACCTGCTCTTCGTCCCCATCTTCAACGTCGACGGTCACGAGCGTTTCTCCCGCTTCGGCCGCGTGAACCAGCGCGGCCCGGAGGAGACGGGCTGGCGCACCACCGCGAAGAACCTCAATCTCAACCGCGACTACGCGAAGCTCGACGCGCCGGAGATGCGCGCGCTGGTCCGCGTCCTTCGCGAGTGGGCGCCGGACCTGTACCTCGATTTGCACGTCACCGACGGCGCCGACTACCAGTACGACATCACGTTCGGCTGGAACGGGCCGCACGCCCACTCGCCCGCCATCGCCCGGTGGCTCGACGAGGTCTATCGCCCGGCGGTCTCGCAGGCCCTGCGCCGGGAAGGACACGTTCCGGGGCCGCTCGTCTTCCCCGCCGACGGACGCGATCCGTCGCGAGGAATCGTCGGCTGGACCGCGTCGCCCCGCTACTCAACGGGATACGGCGACGCGCGGCATCTCCCGACCGTTCTCGTGGAGAACCACTCGCTGAAGGGCTACGAGCGCCGCGTCCTCGGCACCTACGTGCTGTTGCGAGAGACTCTCAGGGTGGCTGCGGAGCATGGCGCCGAGCTGCGAGAGTCGATCGCTGCGGACCGGAGGCGCCGCCGGGCGAACGTGCCGCTGGACTGGAGAGTTCCCGACGAAAAGCCGCCCGAGATCGAGTTCCTCGGGGTCTCGAGCCGCGAGCACCTCTCCCCCGTCACGGGAACTCCGGTCATGGAGTGGACGGGTCGCCCTGTCGTCCTCCGCGTCCCCTACGCCATCGCCTCCGAGCCGGCGAAGAGCGTTTCGCGGCCGGACGCCTACTGGATCCCTCCCGCCTGGACCGAGGTCATCGACCGGCTGTCCTGGCATGGCATCCGCTTCGAGCGCCAGGTCGCGCCGCGGCGGCTGCGCCTCGCCTACTACCGGCTATCGGCCCCCGAACTCGACGAGCGCCCCTTCGAAGGCCGCGTGCGCGTGTCGGCCGCGGTCTCGGTCGAGGTGCGGGAAGAGACGTGGCCGGCCGGATCGGTGCGGGTGCCGACCGATCAGGAGCTCGGGGACCTCGCGGTCCTTCTTCTCGAACCCGAGTCACCCGATTCCCTCTTCCGCTGGGGATTCTTCCTGCCGGTCCTGCAGCGTACGGAGTACATCGAGCCCTACGTGCTCGAGCCACTCGCCCGCGCGATGCTCGAGGAGGACCCGGACCTCCGCGCCGAATTCCTCCGGCGGTTGGAGAGCGACGAGGCGTTCCGCGGCGACCCGGCGGCGCGCCTGCGCTTCTTCTACGAGCGGACTCCGTACTTCGACGAGCGTTACCTGCTCTACCCCGTCGCGCGCGAGCCGGCCGGTGGGGAGATCAGCCGCGGGAGCCCGGCATCTCCTTGATGTGCAGGTCGCGCTGAGGGAACGGGATCTCCACTCCCTCGGCGGCGAAGCGCTTGTAGATCGCCGTGTTGAGCGCGTCGAGGGCGAGACCTCGGTCCTCCGGATCCCGGATCCAGCACTGCAGCTCGAAGTCGAGGCTCGAGTCCCCGAATCGCTGGAAGCGCACTCGCGGAGCCGGGTCCGGAGCGACCACCGGTGTCTCGCCGGCGACATCGAGGAGGATCCGCCTCACCCGGTCCACGTCGCTTCCGTAGGCGACGCCGACCGGCACGCGCAGCCTCGCCTTCTTCCACGGCCCGCCGCTCTCGTTGACGATCTTGGCATTCGCGATCACGGCGTTCGGTATGGTGATCTCGACGTCGTCCCGTGTCAGCAGCCGCGTGCTCCGCAGGCCGACCTGCGTCACCCTCCCCCGCTCGCCGGAATCGAGAACGATGTAATCGCCGAGCTTGTACGGCGCATCGGCGAGGATGAACAGGCCGGAGAACAGATTGGCCAGGGTGTCCTTGGCGGCGAACCCCAGGGCCAGTCCGACGATCCCGGCCGAGGCGAGCCATGCGGTCACGTCGATGTTCCAGGAAAGGAACAGGAAGTAGACGGCTGCGCCGGCAAGGAGGAGTTTCGCCAGGTTCTCGTACAACGGGAGCATGCGCCTGGCGAGGAGAGGGGCATCGGCGTGTTGTCGCGACACGATCTCGAGAACAGCCCCCGCGACGTGAAAGCCGAAGCCGGCCCAGAGCAGAACGGCCAACGTCTTGAGAGTCCCCAGCACCAGGAACAGCGCCGCAGGCGGGGGAGCGATGCGGCGGGCCGCCAGGCCCAGGCCCACCAGAAGGACCGACTTCGAAACCGGTCGGTCGAGGGCCGCCAGGATCCGGTCGTCCAGCTCCGTGCGGGTCCGCTCCGTGAGCCGGCGGAGCAACCGCGTGACGATGACGTTCACCAGCCTCGCGGCGACGAACGCCACGAGAACGATCGCGGCCGCCTGGGCGTAAGGGTTCGCCGCGAGCCGTTGGACCCACTCCGGCCACCGACCCGTCGTCTCCATGCGCACCTCCTCGGAGGGATGCCGTTTCCCGCCGCATCATGCCCGCGCGGAAGCGCCGTGCAACCGCCGGGATCGGATCCGGCCGGGATACGCCCTCCAACGCCTTCCGGAGCCGCGGCTGCCGGCGGCCCCGGGAGGGTAGAATGCGCCGGAGGCGACGAAGCATGAAGGATGTCGTGACGGCCATTCTTGGCGGCGGGCAGGGCACGAGGCTCTGGCCCTTGACCCGCGACCGGGCGAAGCCGGCCGTCCCGGTCGGGGGGAAGTTCCGCCTCATCGACATCCCGATCAGCAACAGCCTTCACGCCGGAATCGACCGGATCTTCGTCCTCACGCAGTTCAACAGCGCCAGCCTGAACCGCCACATCGCCCAGACGTACCGCTTCGACGTCTTCAGCCGGGGCTTCGTCAACATTCTCGCGGCGGACCAGAGCCTCGAGAACCGGGACTGGTACCAGGGAACCGCCGACGCCATCCGCAAGACGCTACCCCGTCTGCTCGCACCCGAGCCGAGGGAAATCCTCATCCTGTCCGGGGACCAGCTCTACCTGATGGACCTCAAGGCGATGGTGCTCCTGCACCGGGACCGCGGCGCCGACTTGACGATCGCCGTGCACCCGGTTCCTCCCTCGGAAGCCCCGCAGCTCGGGATCCTCCGCATGGACGAGGAGGGCCGGCTGGTCGAGTTCGCCGAGAAGCCGTCCGATCCCGAGGTGATCGGAAGGTTCGCACTCGACGAGGGGACGATCCGAAAGCTGGGGCTCGAGGCGGAGCCCGGTTCCGTGCTGGCCAGCATGGGAATCTACGTGTTCCGGGCCGAGGTGCTCGCGGAACTTCTTTCCGGCACCTCCTCGACCGACTTCGGCCGGGAGGTCATCCCCGAGGCGCTCCCCCACCGCCGCGTCCTCGGGTTCGTCCACAAAGGATATTGGCGCGACATCGGTACGATCCGCGGCTACCACCAGGCGAGCCTGGAACTCACCGAACCGCTGCCCCAGTTCGATCTGTACAACCCCGACTTTCCTATCTACACCCACCCCCGATTCCTCCCGGGGTGCAAGGTGGGGGATTGCAAGGTCTCTCGGGCGATCCTCTGCGACGGCAGCATCGTTTCGGCCGCGCGGGTCCACCGCTCGATCGTCGGTATCCGGGTCGTGGTCCGCGAGGGATCGGTGATCGAAGACTCGGTTCTGATGGGGGCTACCGAACTCGAGCGGCTTCCCGTGCCGAGTGGCCGCATCCCTCTAGGCGTGGGGCGGGACTGCGTGATCCGCTCGGCCATCGTCGACCTCGACGCCCGGATCGGGGACGGCTGCCGGCTCGTCAACGAGGCCGGTCTGACCCACGCGGACGGCGAGAACTACTGCATCCGCGACGGCGTCATCGTCGTCCCGCGCCGCGCGGTGCTACCGCCCGGCACGGTCGTCTGATCCCGCTTCCGTCGAAGGGGAATCAGCGGCCGGAGGGCAGCTCCTCCCTCGTCCGTCGCCCGGCGGCCCGCGGCGTTCCGCTCGAGTCCGGCGGGGGTACCCCTTCGTGCGCGACGAGGGAAGCGCGATCCGAGGGCGCCTTTTTCCGGGTTCGCCGCTCCGCTCCGTTGCGCTCGGGGCTGCTTCGGCGGACCGGGGGGGCGTCGAGGTCCGGGGCCACCGGCGGCGGGACGGTGCGGGGCCCCGATGGGGCCCCCGGGACGGTTCGCACTCCGGCTCCGGCGGCGGTCGTCACCGCTGAAGCCGAAGCTGCGGCCGCACCGACGGCAGGTGAAGCGCCAGACGACCACCCGCCGGGAGGTTACGGGGCGCCCGCCTCGACGCTGGGGGTTCCAGCCGAGGGAGCGGGCGTCGGGACGATGGCCCC
This region includes:
- a CDS encoding carboxypeptidase, with the translated sequence MRFRRLIPSAALLASAAALPPHPAAEAVLPPAPKWDGASRRLALPPDHPWATPAERELFRHTPRYDETMAWLSRLAEASPRVTLVTIGRSPEGRAIVMAVASREGEATPEALRRSGRPTVLAQAGIHAGEIDGKDAGMMLLRDLTVGGRERALLEGANLLFVPIFNVDGHERFSRFGRVNQRGPEETGWRTTAKNLNLNRDYAKLDAPEMRALVRVLREWAPDLYLDLHVTDGADYQYDITFGWNGPHAHSPAIARWLDEVYRPAVSQALRREGHVPGPLVFPADGRDPSRGIVGWTASPRYSTGYGDARHLPTVLVENHSLKGYERRVLGTYVLLRETLRVAAEHGAELRESIAADRRRRRANVPLDWRVPDEKPPEIEFLGVSSREHLSPVTGTPVMEWTGRPVVLRVPYAIASEPAKSVSRPDAYWIPPAWTEVIDRLSWHGIRFERQVAPRRLRLAYYRLSAPELDERPFEGRVRVSAAVSVEVREETWPAGSVRVPTDQELGDLAVLLLEPESPDSLFRWGFFLPVLQRTEYIEPYVLEPLARAMLEEDPDLRAEFLRRLESDEAFRGDPAARLRFFYERTPYFDERYLLYPVAREPAGGEISRGSPASP
- a CDS encoding mechanosensitive ion channel family protein, translated to METTGRWPEWVQRLAANPYAQAAAIVLVAFVAARLVNVIVTRLLRRLTERTRTELDDRILAALDRPVSKSVLLVGLGLAARRIAPPPAALFLVLGTLKTLAVLLWAGFGFHVAGAVLEIVSRQHADAPLLARRMLPLYENLAKLLLAGAAVYFLFLSWNIDVTAWLASAGIVGLALGFAAKDTLANLFSGLFILADAPYKLGDYIVLDSGERGRVTQVGLRSTRLLTRDDVEITIPNAVIANAKIVNESGGPWKKARLRVPVGVAYGSDVDRVRRILLDVAGETPVVAPDPAPRVRFQRFGDSSLDFELQCWIRDPEDRGLALDALNTAIYKRFAAEGVEIPFPQRDLHIKEMPGSRG
- the glgC gene encoding glucose-1-phosphate adenylyltransferase (catalyzes the formation of ADP-glucose and diphosphate from ATP and alpha-D-glucose 1-phosphate), producing the protein MRRRRRSMKDVVTAILGGGQGTRLWPLTRDRAKPAVPVGGKFRLIDIPISNSLHAGIDRIFVLTQFNSASLNRHIAQTYRFDVFSRGFVNILAADQSLENRDWYQGTADAIRKTLPRLLAPEPREILILSGDQLYLMDLKAMVLLHRDRGADLTIAVHPVPPSEAPQLGILRMDEEGRLVEFAEKPSDPEVIGRFALDEGTIRKLGLEAEPGSVLASMGIYVFRAEVLAELLSGTSSTDFGREVIPEALPHRRVLGFVHKGYWRDIGTIRGYHQASLELTEPLPQFDLYNPDFPIYTHPRFLPGCKVGDCKVSRAILCDGSIVSAARVHRSIVGIRVVVREGSVIEDSVLMGATELERLPVPSGRIPLGVGRDCVIRSAIVDLDARIGDGCRLVNEAGLTHADGENYCIRDGVIVVPRRAVLPPGTVV